From one Lysinibacillus sp. G4S2 genomic stretch:
- a CDS encoding N-acetylmuramoyl-L-alanine amidase has product MYFKKISLMLCILFISASIFTIHNASASGGFEDISPKHEAYEEINYLVNLGVIKGYTEKGKTYFKPNNNVTRGQVAKMVVVASGNKPLVVNKSSFTDVAVGSELSGYVERAVQLGYFATNTKGQFLPNKPLTRDEMSHVLTKAFNLDTSKYENIDSPFDDVDITNPYVKYVNTIYYNGITKGSGQNYNPGSQVTRAQFALFVARAKSEKYRLELPVKGVAVPDASQVIGLVASTTDGLNIRKSKDSSSNANIVGTLNKGGKLSVYAVEGDWLKVSSKDTYAYISKKYAQFLDADGNTLGNVQKQVTTTQSINLYVKPTSSSKVISTVNNKVKLPVYKTVNGYYLTEVNGLPGYIVANSTEDVKVEQPSTPAPKPTPDPNTPSVTGDLLGRVTVDNLNIRQEANSTSAVVSKLKKGEYVQVNSINGYWAQVTSNGQKGYVHKSYLKLLNQNGNPLKDRIIIIDPGHGGSDVGTLFDKILLEKNITLKVGTLVKNKLEAAGAKVLMSRTGDTFPTLQGRVDFTHANYGEIFVSIHVNSADNKAAKGTETFYAQTSGDMFEEDIDLGTFVNNQIVNNVNMENRKVKKFNYHVIVNTNIPAVLVELGFLSNSEDRAKLSDDKYLELFAESIYKGILEYYSKQ; this is encoded by the coding sequence TTGTATTTCAAGAAAATCAGTCTTATGTTATGTATCTTATTCATATCAGCTTCAATATTTACCATACATAATGCAAGTGCAAGTGGTGGTTTTGAAGATATTTCTCCAAAGCATGAAGCTTATGAAGAGATCAATTATTTAGTTAATTTAGGTGTTATTAAAGGGTATACAGAAAAAGGAAAAACTTACTTCAAACCTAATAATAACGTGACGCGTGGGCAAGTTGCTAAAATGGTTGTTGTTGCTTCAGGTAACAAACCATTAGTTGTTAATAAATCAAGCTTCACAGATGTTGCAGTGGGTAGTGAGCTGTCAGGCTATGTAGAACGTGCTGTACAGCTTGGTTACTTTGCAACAAATACAAAGGGGCAATTCTTACCGAATAAACCTTTAACTCGTGATGAAATGAGTCATGTTTTAACAAAAGCGTTTAACCTTGATACAAGTAAGTATGAAAATATCGATTCACCTTTTGATGACGTAGATATTACAAATCCGTACGTGAAATACGTGAATACAATTTACTATAATGGTATTACAAAGGGAAGCGGTCAAAATTATAACCCAGGTAGTCAAGTGACACGTGCACAATTTGCGTTATTTGTAGCTCGTGCGAAAAGTGAAAAGTATCGTTTAGAGCTACCTGTTAAAGGTGTAGCTGTACCTGATGCGTCACAGGTCATTGGATTAGTTGCCTCAACGACTGACGGATTAAATATTCGTAAATCTAAAGATTCTTCATCTAATGCTAACATTGTAGGTACATTGAATAAAGGTGGTAAACTATCAGTCTATGCAGTTGAAGGAGACTGGTTAAAAGTTTCGTCAAAAGATACCTATGCGTATATTTCTAAAAAGTATGCACAGTTTTTAGATGCGGACGGTAATACATTAGGAAATGTTCAAAAGCAAGTTACTACAACACAAAGTATAAACCTTTACGTAAAACCAACTTCTTCTTCAAAGGTTATTTCGACTGTCAATAATAAAGTGAAATTACCAGTTTATAAGACAGTAAATGGCTACTATTTAACAGAAGTGAACGGTTTACCAGGTTATATCGTGGCAAATAGTACAGAGGATGTTAAAGTAGAACAGCCTTCTACTCCAGCCCCAAAACCAACTCCAGATCCAAACACGCCATCAGTTACAGGTGACTTACTTGGTCGAGTGACAGTTGACAATTTAAATATTCGCCAAGAAGCTAACTCTACTTCTGCGGTAGTAAGTAAGCTGAAAAAGGGCGAATATGTTCAAGTAAATAGTATTAACGGTTATTGGGCGCAAGTTACTTCTAACGGTCAAAAAGGGTATGTCCATAAATCTTATTTAAAACTATTAAATCAAAATGGTAATCCGTTAAAAGATCGAATTATCATAATTGATCCAGGTCATGGTGGTAGTGACGTAGGGACCCTTTTCGATAAAATTCTTCTCGAAAAGAATATAACATTAAAGGTTGGTACTCTAGTAAAGAATAAACTAGAGGCTGCGGGTGCAAAGGTATTGATGTCTCGTACTGGAGATACGTTCCCTACATTACAGGGGCGTGTAGATTTTACACATGCTAATTACGGTGAAATCTTCGTAAGTATTCATGTTAACTCAGCAGATAATAAAGCTGCAAAAGGCACCGAAACATTCTACGCTCAAACATCGGGTGATATGTTTGAAGAAGATATTGATCTTGGGACATTTGTAAACAATCAAATTGTTAATAACGTAAATATGGAAAATCGTAAGGTCAAAAAATTTAATTACCATGTAATTGTAAATACGAATATTCCGGCCGTTCTAGTTGAGCTAGGTTTCCTTTCAAATAGTGAAGACCGTGCTAAGTTGTCGGATGATAAATATCTTGAGTTATTTGCTGAATCTATCTACAAAGGGATTTTGGAGTATTACTCAAAGCAATAA
- a CDS encoding S-layer homology domain-containing protein, which translates to MKKLFISLLAACSIMLIAFLAPTQAKAAQKIGVVFSESSEKYANTTHPSGKFNGQSVSAKVDYSSTYNKELKAFLLYQQQGFQVEKIYEKDLNNLENLSEYDAIVFAYTVMMNHQQRENVKMYVRNGGGAIFAFQTARNESTKFPKSGQMDLSPLIYDVDSWVMEWDNLTEVFNSRFIDDIVLGNTTISNINTVHPIIQNTTKELGKSKLNLTKTDRDWVEIIKPWQGGSATPILYFSDYNYTDKAKTMKKNEFGAAHAIEYGKGRVVQIGFKIYDYINIDAKADWQDNENGAAHSTTNGDKDAQVFMKHALNWVAENHNGNVPRRYNLTLYSDGVQGYVAPSGKFVFYSTVTVKNNGNVPARGTLKVEILDANDKVVGKGHERYIPGLAADSTTDNADKKDISTLSEKYQISMPGNLAAGTYTIRTSFIEGRDDRKNADEKFATIAEIKTLTRAKGSNKATIASAPFFPDVSSSNGAYHDIKNLYALGIVKGSNGKFNPQGTLTRLQATEMILRALGIPASSSATLNASDIKASDYGYAVLATGLRHGIIALEDGKINAHQPMTRAAMARALVNGFKLQGYTNHTFSDVPTSHAYYKDVQALYALGITTGYADNTFKPNGTVTRQNFAQFVNRTLHANSK; encoded by the coding sequence ATGAAGAAATTATTCATTTCACTACTTGCAGCATGCTCTATTATGCTTATAGCTTTTTTAGCACCAACACAAGCTAAAGCTGCTCAGAAAATCGGTGTCGTTTTCTCTGAAAGTAGTGAAAAATACGCCAATACAACACACCCAAGTGGAAAATTTAATGGTCAATCTGTTTCTGCAAAGGTTGACTATAGTTCCACATATAATAAGGAACTTAAAGCTTTTCTTCTCTATCAGCAACAAGGCTTCCAGGTAGAGAAAATTTATGAGAAAGACTTAAACAATTTAGAAAATTTAAGTGAGTATGATGCAATCGTCTTTGCTTATACAGTCATGATGAATCATCAGCAACGCGAAAATGTCAAAATGTACGTCCGAAATGGCGGTGGTGCCATTTTCGCCTTCCAGACAGCGCGTAATGAATCAACAAAATTCCCTAAATCCGGCCAAATGGATCTTTCTCCATTAATCTATGATGTCGATTCTTGGGTAATGGAATGGGATAATTTAACTGAGGTGTTCAATTCACGTTTTATTGACGATATTGTATTAGGAAATACAACAATAAGCAATATAAATACTGTTCATCCAATTATTCAAAATACAACAAAAGAGCTTGGCAAAAGCAAGCTTAATCTAACAAAAACAGATCGTGATTGGGTAGAAATCATTAAGCCTTGGCAAGGAGGATCTGCAACACCTATTTTATATTTCTCAGATTACAATTACACTGACAAGGCTAAAACAATGAAAAAAAATGAATTTGGTGCTGCCCACGCTATCGAATACGGTAAGGGCCGAGTTGTTCAAATTGGATTCAAAATCTATGATTATATTAACATTGATGCTAAAGCTGATTGGCAGGATAACGAAAATGGTGCTGCCCATTCAACAACTAATGGTGATAAAGATGCACAAGTATTTATGAAGCATGCTCTAAATTGGGTAGCCGAAAATCATAATGGCAATGTGCCCCGCCGTTATAACCTTACGCTTTACTCTGACGGGGTGCAAGGTTATGTAGCACCGTCTGGTAAATTTGTTTTCTACTCCACTGTAACGGTTAAGAACAATGGTAATGTACCTGCACGTGGTACATTGAAAGTAGAAATCCTAGACGCAAACGATAAAGTTGTTGGTAAAGGGCACGAACGTTATATTCCAGGACTTGCTGCTGATTCCACGACAGATAATGCTGATAAGAAAGATATTAGTACCCTTTCTGAAAAGTATCAAATCTCTATGCCTGGTAATTTAGCTGCCGGAACATATACGATACGTACATCCTTTATAGAGGGGCGTGATGATCGCAAAAATGCTGATGAAAAATTTGCAACGATTGCAGAAATTAAAACGCTCACACGCGCAAAAGGTTCCAACAAAGCAACAATTGCTTCCGCTCCATTCTTCCCAGATGTATCATCATCGAATGGTGCCTATCATGATATAAAAAACTTATATGCACTTGGCATCGTGAAAGGATCTAATGGTAAATTTAATCCACAGGGTACATTGACTCGCTTACAAGCAACAGAAATGATATTGCGAGCATTAGGTATTCCAGCATCAAGCTCAGCTACATTAAATGCAAGTGATATCAAAGCAAGTGATTATGGCTATGCAGTTTTAGCAACAGGCTTACGCCACGGCATTATTGCATTAGAAGATGGCAAAATCAATGCCCATCAGCCAATGACGCGCGCTGCTATGGCAAGAGCACTCGTCAACGGCTTCAAACTACAGGGCTACACGAATCATACTTTCTCAGATGTACCTACATCTCATGCTTATTATAAAGATGTCCAAGCTTTATATGCACTCGGCATTACAACAGGCTATGCCGATAATACGTTTAAACCAAATGGTACAGTAACACGTCAAAACTTTGCACAATTCGTAAATAGAACACTTCATGCAAATTCAAAATAA
- a CDS encoding oligosaccharide repeat unit polymerase, whose translation MNKLKQTLAKVNKIDTFSPYFFLPFILVLYFFTSLFDFHRFELFNVRVSIWPAVFLALACYYIGVYIIDKLQWTIPSFGLSFLGKYVVHFIVILTLIGLTSYLLMIFGGGFGISDESNRRNLDPKLNFFAQLLWFGVLLLLSYKMILEKHMTWKKVLVYGSIYAAVMFLFLLMGYRTPLIIMLFTGIIIFHYVVKRVKLTWFLSALFVIGVAFSMFGFLRVVSEDTTKEFNNRDQPDVELTETEKEKLLTVEQQVNLTPKWIRSLNGESVTGHIVLSKIIEYTQEEGYLHGELHAGILNTILPGEQVSPRMKVTEVVNSLSVDEGKYITRPNRTTTPTFIGQLFLDGGYLLVGIGFFLYGVLISLIYNKVKQGGIRSFHSVAYAFVITLFTVSMHTGLLDLIFILMLGFVVLASAVIKTDNKKTSY comes from the coding sequence ATGAATAAACTGAAACAAACTTTAGCAAAGGTCAATAAGATTGATACGTTTTCACCGTATTTCTTTTTACCTTTTATATTAGTGCTCTATTTCTTTACAAGTCTATTCGATTTCCATCGATTTGAACTATTTAATGTACGTGTGTCAATTTGGCCAGCGGTATTTTTAGCACTTGCTTGCTATTACATCGGTGTGTACATCATTGATAAATTACAATGGACAATCCCATCATTCGGGTTATCCTTCTTAGGGAAATATGTTGTTCATTTTATTGTAATTTTAACTTTAATTGGTTTAACTTCATATTTATTAATGATTTTTGGCGGAGGATTTGGGATTTCTGATGAATCGAATCGACGTAACCTTGATCCAAAATTAAACTTCTTTGCCCAATTATTATGGTTTGGAGTTTTATTGTTATTATCATATAAAATGATTTTAGAAAAGCATATGACATGGAAGAAAGTATTAGTATACGGTTCCATTTATGCGGCTGTTATGTTCTTATTCTTATTAATGGGTTACCGTACACCATTAATTATTATGTTATTTACTGGTATTATTATTTTCCATTATGTTGTAAAGCGTGTGAAATTAACATGGTTCCTTTCTGCTTTGTTTGTGATCGGAGTAGCTTTCTCAATGTTTGGTTTCCTACGTGTCGTATCAGAGGATACAACGAAGGAATTTAATAACCGTGATCAACCAGATGTAGAATTAACTGAAACAGAAAAGGAAAAACTGTTAACAGTAGAGCAACAAGTTAATTTAACGCCAAAATGGATTCGTTCATTGAATGGTGAGAGTGTTACAGGTCATATTGTTTTAAGTAAAATTATTGAATATACGCAAGAGGAAGGCTATCTACATGGTGAACTTCATGCTGGTATCTTGAATACAATTTTACCAGGTGAACAAGTGTCACCTCGTATGAAAGTAACAGAAGTTGTAAACTCTCTAAGTGTAGATGAAGGTAAATATATTACACGCCCTAATAGAACAACAACACCAACGTTCATCGGTCAGTTATTCTTAGACGGCGGTTATTTACTTGTAGGAATCGGCTTCTTCTTATATGGTGTATTAATCTCATTAATTTATAATAAAGTGAAGCAAGGCGGTATTCGTAGCTTCCACTCAGTAGCCTATGCGTTTGTCATTACACTATTCACAGTGTCTATGCATACAGGCTTACTTGATTTAATATTTATTTTAATGCTTGGCTTTGTTGTCCTAGCCTCGGCGGTTATAAAAACGGACAATAAAAAAACTTCATATTAA
- a CDS encoding S-layer homology domain-containing protein, with protein sequence MKKLSIIVLLMTVVGMLFWQPQMASAADELSGHSHEQGLRYLISKNALVKDAKGSYRPNANVTRGEFASYLAKAMNLQESSNIIFKDVPATHLYAKDIKLAASAGIITGYGDGTFKPNAAISRQHMAIMLERAIDYLKIPKGTPTITFKDNASIIKDYRQAVAIGAQLGIIQGSGGNFMPTKNATIGQAATFVHRLMTLADDSNTGNSNGGNSNSGNTNGGTSNGGNSNAGDSNSGSTNGGTSNSGNSNAGNSNGGSTNGGNTNGGNSNAGNSNGGSTNGGNSNAGDSNNGSTNGGTSNTGDPNSGNSNGGTSNTDDPNANSSKYVIKEISNGTLVGNQGFATFADAEKAMTKNTQVIVQNDKIVKMSSGYVVTNNYVALKSETINDSIAVAGNTEMEYLSSDETQVKVRLAGQVGYLKQADVTLIPFAMSKGRSYYTNENGEIKHTLYDYKTNKYSSSYVYGKAPSFMKPGEKYYSWNGITFTNGDGSSKGDAYNYYQFLPARATTHYTAEEIDAYIMQKLAEMESTGIALYKDATKKSKLIGLGKTLKEVEAKSQINAMLILSLAQHESAYGMSPNAQNLNNLFGLYEYDTNPLKKKFDSIAANINELVDKFLQPNYITPGGSPGRNFANGAVVGSKALGFNVKYASDPYWGAKITGHYYRAEKALGFKDANNPYTIGLTTTHGLNVRTGASTGDTPLFTYARSGMPVIITNSATNGWYEVLSDKLHTGTAFVSKDYVQVINTVK encoded by the coding sequence ATGAAAAAACTATCAATCATTGTATTGCTCATGACTGTAGTCGGCATGCTTTTTTGGCAACCCCAAATGGCATCTGCTGCTGATGAACTTTCAGGACATTCCCATGAACAGGGTCTTCGCTATTTAATTTCAAAAAATGCATTAGTAAAAGATGCAAAAGGAAGTTATCGTCCAAATGCTAATGTGACTCGCGGAGAATTCGCTTCTTATTTAGCAAAGGCCATGAACCTTCAAGAATCAAGCAACATAATCTTTAAAGATGTCCCAGCAACACATTTGTACGCAAAAGATATTAAGCTTGCTGCTTCCGCTGGGATTATTACTGGCTACGGCGATGGTACATTTAAGCCTAATGCCGCTATTTCAAGACAGCATATGGCGATTATGCTAGAAAGAGCGATTGATTATTTAAAAATCCCTAAAGGTACTCCTACAATTACCTTTAAGGATAATGCATCTATTATTAAAGACTACCGCCAAGCAGTAGCTATAGGTGCCCAATTAGGAATCATTCAAGGCTCTGGTGGTAACTTTATGCCTACCAAAAATGCAACTATTGGACAAGCTGCTACATTTGTTCACCGCTTAATGACACTTGCTGATGATTCAAATACCGGTAATTCGAACGGCGGTAATTCAAACAGCGGCAATACGAACGGTGGCACTTCGAACGGTGGTAATTCGAATGCTGGTGATTCTAACAGCGGAAGTACAAACGGCGGCACTTCGAACAGTGGTAATTCAAACGCTGGCAATTCTAACGGTGGTAGTACAAACGGCGGCAATACGAACGGTGGTAATTCAAACGCTGGCAATTCTAACGGTGGTAGTACAAACGGCGGTAATTCAAACGCTGGCGATTCTAACAACGGAAGTACAAACGGCGGCACTTCGAACACTGGCGATCCAAACTCTGGCAATTCAAACGGCGGCACTTCGAACACTGACGATCCAAATGCTAACTCCTCTAAATACGTTATTAAGGAAATTTCAAACGGCACACTAGTTGGCAATCAAGGATTCGCTACCTTTGCAGATGCTGAAAAGGCCATGACAAAAAATACACAGGTTATTGTTCAAAATGATAAAATTGTGAAAATGTCTTCAGGCTATGTAGTGACAAATAATTATGTAGCACTAAAATCTGAAACAATTAATGACTCGATTGCTGTTGCAGGTAATACAGAGATGGAATACCTTAGCAGTGATGAAACACAAGTAAAAGTACGTTTAGCTGGTCAAGTTGGTTACTTAAAACAGGCTGATGTTACATTAATCCCATTTGCAATGAGCAAAGGTCGCTCTTACTATACAAATGAGAATGGTGAAATTAAACACACGCTCTACGATTACAAAACAAATAAATATTCTTCTAGCTATGTGTACGGAAAAGCACCTTCTTTCATGAAGCCAGGTGAAAAATACTATAGCTGGAACGGCATCACTTTCACAAATGGAGATGGATCTTCTAAAGGTGACGCGTATAACTACTATCAGTTTTTACCTGCTCGTGCAACAACACACTATACTGCAGAAGAAATTGATGCTTATATTATGCAGAAGTTAGCTGAGATGGAAAGTACGGGGATTGCTCTTTATAAAGATGCAACAAAGAAAAGTAAATTAATAGGTTTAGGCAAAACATTAAAAGAAGTAGAAGCAAAATCGCAAATTAATGCCATGCTTATTTTATCACTTGCACAGCATGAAAGTGCTTATGGTATGAGTCCAAATGCACAAAACTTAAATAACTTATTTGGTTTGTATGAGTATGATACTAATCCACTAAAGAAAAAGTTTGATAGTATTGCTGCCAATATCAATGAGCTTGTTGATAAGTTTTTACAGCCAAACTATATCACGCCAGGTGGTTCACCAGGCAGAAACTTTGCCAACGGCGCTGTAGTTGGTTCAAAAGCTCTTGGCTTTAACGTAAAATACGCTTCTGACCCATACTGGGGTGCAAAAATTACAGGACATTACTACCGTGCTGAAAAAGCGTTAGGCTTCAAGGATGCTAATAATCCATACACAATTGGCTTAACAACTACACACGGCTTAAATGTTCGTACAGGCGCATCTACTGGCGATACTCCACTATTCACTTATGCACGTAGCGGGATGCCTGTTATCATCACAAACTCAGCTACAAACGGCTGGTATGAGGTTCTTTCTGATAAGCTGCATACAGGAACAGCTTTTGTTAGCAAAGACTATGTACAAGTGATCAATACTGTAAAATAA
- a CDS encoding S-layer homology domain-containing protein — MKKIAKNLLVLVVLLSMVVSPLNAYAAQTVKKEYPLSKGVQYKQYTYSNTYTNSINHLQIDLTEPNTEVQLGMPATVNGKESTVANANRNSREGNRVVGAINASFFNMSEGYPLFLLAKDNVIFNGGAVSNGSDQYMNVPTAFGMTADGRGAIDYFDFDVTLSHKGTNYDMTGMNRERNINESIVYTPQFYSKTTNTNEYGFEIVVDTGAPITENKFGQTLTGKVTKITPYGSKEKISIPPTGFVVSLQGGDWHSKLSQIALGDELSVNFSIDKQWQDAKFIMASGPYLVKDNKPYIMMSTSSSRAKEVAPRTVVATSDNGKKVHFITVDGRQSHSKGMNMVQLANYLVSLGVERAINLDGGGSTTMGIRNYGNNNVVLANLPSNSGNTQRLVSATLQAVSTAPTGKGRYIDYKNSTSNATLLEGASSSIAVKYVLDENYNALPLDGHLSLTSENNTLNVNGLSYTATKAGNDRIFINHDGTAVQSFQVKVVDAPAAMNIAPTSKTVNSGETVKFTMDAKDDGGKPLVYNPSQVKWSVEGNIGTITNDGKFTAKNPGATGNVVATLGTKSVKAPVTVAAAGLFKDIPNNYVYYKEIEYLTKNNIITGQADGTFRPNDKLTRAHAAVIISRALGLDTSNVKNSGFKDIPANHVYYKQIAAVVEAGIMSGKGGNTFDPNGTLTRAQMAKVVALAYDLEGTSNINFKDVSKDHWAYPYVQQLAANDITTGYGDNTFRPNEAISRAHFGLFLYRAIHQ; from the coding sequence ATGAAAAAAATAGCAAAGAATTTACTAGTTTTAGTTGTATTATTGTCAATGGTTGTTAGTCCGTTAAATGCTTATGCAGCTCAAACGGTCAAGAAGGAATATCCATTATCAAAAGGTGTGCAGTATAAACAATATACATACAGCAATACCTATACAAATTCTATTAATCATCTTCAGATTGATTTAACTGAACCAAATACAGAAGTACAATTAGGTATGCCTGCAACAGTCAATGGCAAAGAATCGACAGTAGCGAATGCTAATCGTAATTCACGCGAGGGAAATCGTGTAGTTGGTGCTATTAATGCAAGCTTTTTTAATATGTCAGAAGGTTACCCATTATTTTTACTAGCTAAAGATAATGTTATTTTTAACGGTGGTGCAGTTTCAAACGGCTCCGATCAATATATGAATGTCCCTACAGCTTTTGGGATGACAGCAGATGGCCGCGGTGCGATTGACTATTTTGATTTTGATGTAACACTTTCTCATAAAGGCACAAATTATGACATGACAGGAATGAATCGTGAACGTAATATAAACGAATCGATTGTTTACACACCACAATTTTATAGTAAAACAACAAATACAAATGAATACGGTTTTGAAATTGTAGTAGATACAGGTGCTCCAATTACTGAAAATAAATTTGGTCAAACGTTAACAGGAAAAGTGACAAAAATTACACCATATGGATCAAAAGAAAAAATATCCATTCCTCCAACTGGCTTTGTCGTTTCTTTACAAGGTGGAGATTGGCACAGTAAGCTAAGTCAAATTGCACTTGGAGATGAGCTGAGTGTTAACTTCTCAATTGATAAGCAGTGGCAGGATGCAAAATTTATCATGGCAAGTGGTCCGTATTTAGTAAAAGATAATAAGCCTTACATTATGATGAGCACATCTAGCTCTCGCGCAAAAGAGGTTGCGCCACGCACAGTTGTAGCGACAAGTGATAATGGAAAAAAAGTACACTTTATTACTGTTGATGGACGTCAGAGCCATAGTAAAGGGATGAATATGGTTCAACTCGCTAACTATTTAGTGTCGCTCGGTGTTGAACGAGCAATTAACTTAGACGGTGGCGGCTCAACAACAATGGGTATTCGAAATTACGGTAATAATAATGTCGTATTAGCGAACCTACCATCCAATTCAGGAAACACACAACGTCTTGTGTCCGCAACATTACAAGCTGTTAGTACGGCACCAACAGGTAAAGGAAGATATATTGACTATAAAAATAGTACAAGCAATGCAACTCTTTTAGAAGGTGCTTCGTCTAGTATAGCAGTAAAATATGTTTTAGATGAAAATTATAATGCACTTCCACTTGATGGTCATTTATCGTTAACATCTGAGAATAATACTTTAAACGTTAACGGCTTAAGCTATACTGCAACGAAAGCCGGCAATGATCGTATTTTCATCAACCATGATGGCACTGCTGTTCAATCATTCCAAGTGAAAGTAGTAGATGCTCCGGCAGCAATGAACATTGCACCAACATCAAAAACAGTGAATTCTGGCGAAACTGTCAAATTTACTATGGATGCAAAGGATGACGGTGGTAAACCTCTAGTTTACAATCCATCACAAGTGAAATGGTCTGTAGAAGGAAATATCGGTACCATTACTAATGACGGTAAGTTTACAGCCAAAAATCCAGGTGCTACTGGTAATGTAGTTGCGACTTTAGGAACAAAAAGTGTAAAGGCTCCGGTGACTGTAGCAGCTGCTGGATTGTTTAAAGATATTCCAAATAATTATGTGTACTATAAAGAAATTGAGTATTTAACAAAAAATAATATTATTACAGGTCAAGCAGATGGCACATTTAGACCGAATGATAAACTTACACGTGCACATGCGGCAGTTATTATTAGTCGCGCACTTGGTTTAGATACATCAAACGTAAAAAATTCAGGCTTTAAGGATATTCCTGCGAATCACGTTTATTATAAACAAATCGCAGCTGTAGTTGAGGCTGGTATTATGAGTGGTAAAGGCGGTAATACCTTTGATCCAAATGGTACTTTAACGCGTGCACAAATGGCGAAGGTTGTAGCATTAGCTTATGATCTAGAAGGAACAAGTAACATTAACTTTAAAGATGTATCGAAGGATCATTGGGCATACCCATATGTTCAGCAACTAGCTGCAAATGATATAACTACTGGCTATGGTGATAACACTTTTAGACCAAATGAAGCGATTAGTCGCGCTCATTTTGGATTATTCCTTTATAGAGCAATCCATCAATAA
- a CDS encoding polysaccharide pyruvyl transferase family protein: MKIGIVGNYGNDNNGDESILYGILQQVKQTFSVTSDDITVFSNNTQQTSERYGVHSYPLYYRKSNLFKTFIHTYKNNKQYVSTFDLLIIGGGGILMDFYKREAHLYGAYAMMAKQSNVPYIIYGCGAGPLDTISGKISIRAMCRYAASISVRDPQSKELLQSIGVKKSIEVIGDPAFTLKGDRQNYADKPIKIGVSAVPYYNANYWPEGNVEKYDAYITGMAKNLDYVISEHNVEVTFFATKFPQDVTVTKDIQRKMQRREHTEIIEENLVPERLLEVTEEQDIIIGTRLHSLILATNSETPIIAISYHTKVQDFMSFVGASDRCLQMQDIEDDEKALSTLVGKLSSNWKQSIAETKQIATHIHKEAMHGQELMKKAVTRL, encoded by the coding sequence ATGAAAATAGGCATTGTGGGGAATTACGGCAATGATAATAATGGTGATGAATCAATATTATACGGCATTCTTCAACAAGTAAAACAAACATTTTCGGTAACTAGTGATGACATTACCGTTTTTAGTAATAACACACAACAAACATCCGAACGTTATGGGGTACACAGCTATCCGTTGTATTACAGAAAGAGTAATTTATTTAAAACGTTTATCCATACTTATAAAAACAATAAACAATATGTATCCACATTTGACCTCCTCATCATTGGTGGTGGTGGTATTTTAATGGATTTCTATAAACGTGAGGCTCACCTGTATGGAGCGTATGCAATGATGGCTAAACAAAGTAATGTTCCCTACATTATTTACGGATGTGGCGCTGGACCACTCGATACGATTTCAGGAAAAATCAGTATTCGCGCGATGTGTCGTTATGCAGCAAGTATTTCTGTACGTGACCCTCAGTCTAAAGAGCTTTTGCAAAGTATTGGGGTAAAAAAGTCAATAGAAGTTATTGGTGATCCTGCATTTACATTAAAAGGGGATCGCCAAAATTACGCCGATAAACCAATTAAAATAGGTGTCTCAGCAGTTCCATACTATAATGCAAACTATTGGCCAGAGGGAAATGTTGAAAAATATGATGCGTACATTACAGGCATGGCGAAAAATTTAGATTATGTAATTTCTGAGCATAATGTAGAAGTTACGTTTTTTGCCACTAAATTCCCGCAAGACGTTACTGTGACGAAGGATATTCAGAGAAAGATGCAGCGACGTGAACATACAGAAATTATTGAAGAGAATTTGGTGCCAGAGCGATTACTTGAGGTGACTGAGGAGCAGGATATTATTATCGGTACACGTCTACACTCGCTTATTTTGGCAACTAATTCGGAAACTCCGATAATTGCGATATCCTATCATACAAAAGTACAGGATTTTATGTCCTTTGTAGGCGCATCAGATCGTTGCTTGCAAATGCAGGATATAGAGGATGATGAGAAGGCTCTATCCACATTAGTTGGCAAACTAAGTAGCAATTGGAAGCAGTCAATTGCAGAGACGAAACAAATTGCTACCCATATTCATAAAGAGGCCATGCATGGTCAGGAATTAATGAAAAAGGCAGTGACACGTCTATGA